One stretch of Campylobacter sp. CCS1377 DNA includes these proteins:
- the rimM gene encoding ribosome maturation factor RimM (Essential for efficient processing of 16S rRNA) — protein sequence MNKNETSLVQVAKLGKTSGLKGFVKLHSVSDFIEQFKKGAEFFDHRRNIYKIKNTDLKNSLVLFENYESIELAKKLTNLTLFQSIENTRKTCKLKKDEYFYFDILDCDIIEDEKKLGKVIDILEIGKGYLFCIQTDEKLENLSHEFYIPYNDYYVKNIDINCKCIYTQNAFLILENS from the coding sequence TTGAATAAAAATGAAACAAGTTTAGTCCAAGTTGCAAAACTTGGAAAAACTTCAGGTTTAAAAGGTTTTGTAAAATTACATAGTGTTAGTGATTTTATAGAGCAGTTTAAAAAAGGAGCCGAGTTTTTTGATCATAGGAGAAATATTTATAAAATTAAAAATACAGATTTGAAGAATTCTTTGGTTTTATTTGAGAATTATGAAAGTATAGAATTGGCTAAAAAACTTACAAATTTAACACTTTTTCAAAGTATTGAAAATACTCGTAAAACTTGTAAATTAAAAAAAGATGAATATTTTTATTTTGATATTTTGGATTGCGATATTATTGAAGATGAAAAAAAATTAGGCAAGGTAATAGATATACTTGAAATTGGAAAAGGATATTTATTTTGTATTCAAACTGATGAAAAATTAGAAAACTTAAGTCATGAATTTTATATTCCTTATAATGATTATTATGTAAAAAACATCGATATTAATTGTAAGTGTATTTATACTCAAAATGCTTTTTTGATTTTAGAAAATTCATGA
- a CDS encoding KH domain-containing protein, whose protein sequence is MVEKFLKEYAKLIAEYPDKIQIQRNNLGENFSEIIIFADKIDAGRLIGKNGKMISAIKTVILACKVKDSTSYRVSIKTIE, encoded by the coding sequence ATGGTTGAAAAATTTTTAAAAGAATATGCAAAGTTAATCGCGGAGTATCCTGATAAAATTCAAATTCAAAGAAATAATTTGGGTGAGAATTTTTCTGAAATTATTATTTTTGCAGATAAAATTGACGCAGGAAGATTAATAGGAAAAAATGGAAAAATGATTAGTGCAATTAAAACCGTTATATTGGCTTGCAAGGTCAAAGATTCAACCTCTTATCGTGTGAGTATAAAAACTATTGAATAA
- the rpsP gene encoding 30S ribosomal protein S16: protein MTVVRLTRMGRKKRPFYRIVVTDSRKRRDGGWIESIGYYNPMSEPEMIKFDAERLAYWKSVGAKLSDKVASITSK from the coding sequence ATGACAGTAGTGAGACTTACGAGAATGGGTCGTAAAAAAAGACCATTTTATCGCATAGTTGTAACAGATAGTAGAAAACGCCGTGATGGTGGTTGGATCGAAAGTATTGGGTATTATAATCCTATGTCAGAACCAGAGATGATTAAATTTGATGCTGAGCGTTTGGCCTATTGGAAAAGCGTAGGTGCTAAACTTAGCGATAAAGTTGCTTCAATTACTAGTAAATAA
- the ffh gene encoding signal recognition particle protein, with protein MFELVSESFKTAVNKLRFVDDEKALKNALETLKKTLLKADVHHKVTKDLLLAIEEEVKNAGIGQKQFLNAIKNNLEKILIAPGNQGFVFSSKPPTVVLMAGLQGGGKTTTTMKLANYLKVRNKKVLVAACDLQRLAAVEQLRQLCESNEIELFYIENETNPIKVATAALQKAKDSLCDVLLVDTAGRLAIDQALMEELKEIKNVLNPDEIFYVADAMSGQDGVKTAASFNEALGITGVILSKFDADTKGGIALGIAKQINIPLRFIGVGEKIADLEAFIPDRIVGRIMGEGDLATLAEKTAAIIDEKEAKKIGQKIKKGEFNFNDFLSQMESIKKLGSMKSIIGMIPGLSNMASAVKDLDMENSKEIIHIKAMISSMTPKERENPDLLNNSRKRRIAEGAGLSQMEVNRFLKQFSNAAKLAKRFSGKKGMESLTQMMNQARRQF; from the coding sequence GTGTTTGAGCTAGTTAGCGAGTCATTTAAAACAGCTGTTAATAAACTCCGTTTTGTTGATGATGAAAAAGCTTTAAAAAATGCTTTAGAAACCTTGAAAAAAACATTATTAAAAGCTGATGTGCATCATAAAGTTACTAAAGATTTACTTCTTGCAATTGAGGAAGAAGTTAAGAATGCAGGTATAGGACAAAAACAGTTTCTAAATGCTATCAAAAATAATTTAGAGAAAATTCTTATTGCACCAGGTAATCAAGGCTTTGTTTTTTCTTCTAAGCCTCCTACAGTTGTTTTAATGGCAGGACTACAAGGTGGTGGTAAAACAACGACTACGATGAAGTTAGCTAATTATCTTAAAGTTCGTAATAAAAAAGTTTTAGTTGCAGCTTGTGATTTGCAGCGTTTAGCTGCTGTGGAGCAATTAAGACAGCTTTGCGAAAGTAATGAAATAGAGCTTTTCTATATAGAAAATGAAACCAATCCTATTAAGGTAGCTACTGCAGCATTACAAAAAGCTAAAGATAGTTTATGTGATGTTTTGCTTGTGGATACTGCAGGGCGTTTAGCAATTGATCAAGCCTTAATGGAAGAGTTAAAAGAAATTAAAAATGTTTTAAATCCCGATGAGATTTTTTATGTTGCCGATGCAATGAGCGGACAAGATGGTGTGAAAACAGCGGCAAGTTTTAATGAAGCTTTGGGAATTACTGGAGTTATTTTATCTAAATTTGATGCTGATACTAAAGGTGGTATTGCTCTTGGCATTGCGAAACAAATTAATATTCCTTTAAGATTTATAGGAGTGGGCGAAAAAATTGCTGACTTGGAAGCTTTCATTCCTGATAGGATAGTAGGTCGTATCATGGGCGAAGGTGACTTGGCAACCTTGGCTGAAAAAACGGCTGCAATCATAGATGAAAAAGAGGCTAAAAAAATAGGACAAAAAATCAAAAAAGGCGAATTTAATTTCAATGATTTTTTATCTCAAATGGAAAGCATTAAAAAACTAGGAAGTATGAAATCCATCATTGGAATGATACCTGGGCTTTCTAATATGGCTTCTGCGGTTAAAGATCTGGATATGGAAAATTCAAAGGAAATTATCCATATTAAGGCCATGATTTCTTCTATGACTCCAAAAGAAAGAGAAAATCCAGATTTATTAAATAATTCAAGAAAACGCCGTATAGCTGAGGGAGCGGGTTTATCGCAAATGGAAGTCAATCGTTTTTTAAAGCAGTTTTCTAACGCTGCAAAATTAGCCAAAAGATTTTCAGGAAAAAAAGGTATGGAAAGTTTGACGCAGATGATGAATCAAGCTAGAAGACAATTTTAA
- a CDS encoding RluA family pseudouridine synthase: protein MQEKAYKLLALQEKISNNRAKELIDQGCVFVSDKKVLLARGMLDTKTKFNIIFPRKSHILFEDENLIAVNKSFATISEGLEKQFNAKLLNRLDKGTSGVLLLCKNEEFRLKCIEEFKKQRVYKSYLAIVSGILAEEVEVNEPILTLKNKHGAVSKISKNGLSANTLITPLMVQGKKTLVKAVINTGRTHQIRLHCAHIKHGIIGDDKYAKIASNRMFLHSYETQIFNYSFKASLDESFNQFGFDIKNLIF, encoded by the coding sequence ATGCAAGAAAAAGCTTATAAACTGCTCGCTTTGCAAGAAAAAATTTCTAATAATCGTGCCAAAGAATTAATTGATCAAGGCTGTGTTTTTGTTTCAGATAAAAAAGTATTGCTTGCCCGTGGTATGTTGGATACTAAAACTAAATTTAATATTATTTTTCCTAGAAAAAGCCATATTTTATTTGAAGACGAGAATCTCATCGCGGTAAATAAATCTTTTGCTACAATAAGTGAGGGTTTGGAAAAACAATTCAACGCAAAGCTTTTAAATCGCTTAGATAAGGGTACGAGTGGAGTATTGCTTTTATGTAAGAATGAGGAATTTCGTTTAAAATGTATTGAGGAATTTAAAAAGCAAAGGGTTTATAAAAGTTATTTGGCCATAGTAAGTGGAATTTTGGCTGAGGAAGTAGAAGTTAATGAGCCTATTTTAACTCTGAAAAACAAGCACGGCGCTGTGAGTAAAATCAGTAAAAATGGTTTAAGTGCAAATACTTTAATTACGCCTTTAATGGTGCAAGGTAAAAAAACCCTAGTTAAAGCCGTTATCAATACAGGTAGAACGCATCAAATTAGATTACATTGTGCCCATATAAAACATGGTATTATAGGAGATGATAAATATGCTAAAATTGCAAGCAATAGAATGTTTTTGCATAGTTATGAAACACAGATTTTTAATTATTCTTTTAAGGCTTCATTAGATGAAAGTTTTAATCAATTTGGTTTTGATATCAAAAATTTAATTTTTTAA
- the waaA gene encoding lipid IV(A) 3-deoxy-D-manno-octulosonic acid transferase: MIYLIQALPIFILSFIKAKYKISLKSRFFLYKNFYQKPADVHFHACSFGEVRSIENLVLEFDSRISVITQTGFDEAKKYVSKVNFLPFEIFLPFWFSPCKVLVICEAEYWLMLVFMAKLKGAKVLFINARISDKSLKKYQRFAFFYRKVFSYVDEVFAQSEQDKERLKTLGAKNIQVCKSTKSQLIVKVNKNYSKPQGKLIILASTHEKEEGLLLSNLTLKEDERLIVAPRHPERFSEVEKIIHSFCAKNQCDMQKFSAMKDNVNFNEEFKAKVLLLDVLGELINFYAISDIVVLCGSFVENIGGHNPIEPASFCNKIISGVFIHNQKSLYQEVENIEFCDDVRKIDEKIHLKDKISKLKNKKENYMILNSIKRGIDARKSL; this comes from the coding sequence ATGATTTATCTCATTCAAGCTCTTCCTATTTTTATCCTTTCTTTTATTAAAGCAAAATACAAAATATCTTTAAAATCGAGATTTTTTTTATATAAAAATTTCTATCAAAAACCAGCTGATGTGCATTTTCATGCCTGTTCTTTTGGAGAAGTTAGAAGTATTGAAAATTTAGTTTTAGAATTTGATTCTAGAATTTCAGTGATTACTCAAACAGGCTTTGATGAGGCAAAAAAATATGTTTCTAAGGTTAATTTTTTGCCCTTTGAAATATTTTTGCCCTTTTGGTTTTCTCCTTGTAAAGTTTTGGTTATTTGCGAGGCGGAATATTGGCTTATGCTTGTTTTTATGGCAAAATTAAAAGGAGCAAAAGTTTTATTTATTAATGCTAGAATTTCGGATAAATCGTTAAAAAAATACCAGAGATTCGCTTTTTTTTATCGCAAAGTTTTTTCTTATGTTGATGAAGTTTTTGCACAAAGTGAGCAAGATAAGGAGCGTTTGAAAACTTTGGGTGCAAAGAATATACAAGTATGTAAAAGCACAAAAAGTCAGCTTATTGTTAAAGTAAATAAAAATTATTCTAAACCGCAAGGGAAGTTGATTATTTTAGCAAGCACTCATGAAAAAGAAGAAGGGCTTTTATTGTCAAATTTAACACTGAAAGAAGACGAAAGGTTGATAGTTGCACCAAGGCATCCAGAGCGATTTAGCGAAGTTGAAAAAATTATTCATTCTTTTTGTGCGAAAAATCAATGCGATATGCAAAAATTTAGTGCAATGAAAGATAATGTAAATTTTAATGAAGAATTTAAAGCAAAAGTTTTATTGCTAGATGTTTTGGGAGAACTTATAAATTTTTATGCTATTTCTGATATTGTGGTGCTTTGTGGATCTTTTGTTGAAAATATAGGCGGACACAATCCCATTGAACCTGCAAGTTTTTGTAATAAAATTATTTCAGGTGTATTTATCCACAACCAAAAGAGTCTTTATCAAGAAGTAGAAAATATTGAATTTTGCGACGATGTAAGAAAAATTGATGAAAAAATTCATTTAAAAGACAAAATTTCAAAACTTAAAAATAAAAAAGAAAATTATATGATTTTAAATAGCATAAAAAGGGGTATTGATGCAAGAAAAAGCTTATAA
- a CDS encoding zinc ribbon domain-containing protein — protein sequence MNKYLEQVVLLSKIDQEIDSFEPKIENITKTLKEAEGKIAKLEEELRRCDNEISELQTQRMQNNAHIAEFSAKIKELSKKTSAIKTEKEANALKIEEDIAKEQLDSANDEVIRLEKILDAKENSKKEFLEEKEKQEEALVEINTQIRKEMEVLEKERMGVYDKKSKLVSEMNQKVLTFYEKIRKWAKNTAVVPVKKQACYGCFMKIYDKTYLAIARGEEIVTCPHCGRILYKELQEAQN from the coding sequence ATGAATAAATATTTAGAACAAGTTGTGCTTTTATCAAAAATTGATCAAGAGATTGATAGTTTTGAACCAAAAATTGAAAATATTACCAAAACTCTCAAAGAAGCAGAAGGTAAAATTGCTAAATTAGAAGAGGAATTACGCCGTTGTGATAATGAAATTTCAGAGCTTCAAACCCAAAGAATGCAAAACAATGCTCATATTGCCGAATTTTCAGCAAAAATTAAAGAATTATCCAAAAAAACAAGTGCAATAAAAACAGAAAAAGAAGCTAATGCATTAAAAATAGAAGAAGATATTGCAAAAGAACAATTAGATTCTGCTAATGATGAAGTGATTAGGCTTGAAAAAATTTTAGATGCCAAAGAAAATTCCAAAAAAGAATTTCTTGAAGAAAAAGAAAAGCAAGAAGAAGCCTTAGTGGAAATTAATACTCAAATCCGTAAAGAAATGGAAGTTTTAGAAAAAGAAAGAATGGGTGTATATGATAAAAAGTCTAAGCTTGTTTCAGAAATGAATCAAAAAGTTTTAACTTTTTATGAAAAAATTCGTAAATGGGCTAAAAATACAGCTGTTGTTCCTGTGAAAAAACAAGCTTGTTATGGTTGCTTTATGAAAATTTATGATAAAACTTATTTAGCCATTGCTCGCGGTGAAGAGATTGTTACTTGTCCGCACTGTGGTAGAATTTTATACAAAGAGTTGCAAGAAGCGCAAAATTGA
- a CDS encoding Nif3-like dinuclear metal center hexameric protein: MKLSEIYHFLDKISPFDTQESWDNSGLLLGNLNDEISKVYVSLDVDKDLLLNAEENSLFITHHPLIFKGLKHLSGEKYPNELIALMIKKNIALICMHTNYDLSHLNTYFVEEILGFKITYRDNFIAYVDMNIDFWDLVSCIKQSLKLDVIKTSFCGKTQIQRIGICTGSGGDLICNVDADCFISGDFKYHQAFECLHNNLNLIDVGHFESERYFVNSLAKELQNLSLKAIISVSKNPFQYF; this comes from the coding sequence ATGAAACTGAGTGAAATTTATCATTTTTTAGACAAAATTAGTCCATTTGATACTCAAGAAAGTTGGGATAATAGTGGTCTTTTACTAGGAAATTTAAATGATGAAATCAGCAAAGTTTATGTGAGTTTGGATGTAGATAAGGATTTACTTTTAAACGCAGAGGAAAATTCTTTATTTATCACTCATCATCCACTTATTTTTAAAGGTTTGAAGCATTTAAGCGGAGAGAAATATCCTAACGAATTAATCGCTTTGATGATTAAAAAAAATATAGCTTTAATTTGTATGCATACTAATTACGACTTAAGTCATTTAAATACTTATTTTGTTGAAGAAATTTTGGGTTTTAAAATCACTTATAGGGATAATTTTATTGCTTATGTAGATATGAATATTGATTTTTGGGATTTAGTATCTTGTATTAAACAAAGTTTGAAATTAGATGTCATAAAAACAAGTTTTTGCGGAAAAACACAAATTCAGCGTATAGGAATTTGCACTGGTAGTGGTGGAGATTTAATTTGTAATGTTGATGCTGATTGCTTCATAAGTGGAGATTTTAAATATCATCAAGCTTTTGAATGCTTGCATAATAATTTAAATCTTATTGATGTGGGACATTTTGAAAGTGAGAGATATTTTGTAAATTCTTTAGCAAAAGAGTTGCAAAATTTGTCGTTAAAAGCTATAATATCAGTTTCAAAAAATCCATTTCAATATTTTTAA
- the glyQ gene encoding glycine--tRNA ligase subunit alpha — translation MTFSKMILTLQEYWQKQGCAIMQPYDMPAGAGTFHPATFLRSLGKKPWATAYVAPSRRPTDGRYGENPNRLGAYYQFQVLIKPSPDNIQELYLKSLENLGFDLKSHDIRFVEDNWESPSLGAWGLGWEVWLDGMEVTQFTYFQQVGGIAVDLVSAEITYGLERIAMYLQNVDNVYDIVWNEFNGEQIKYADVHKQSEYEFSKYNFEVSDVAVLNSQFENAYKECKNILEQGLALPAYDYCMLAAHTFNLLDARGAISVAQRQDYMLKIRELSKTCAQIYKKNLNETE, via the coding sequence ATGACTTTTTCAAAAATGATTTTAACTTTACAAGAGTATTGGCAAAAACAAGGTTGCGCTATTATGCAGCCTTATGATATGCCAGCAGGAGCAGGAACTTTTCATCCGGCAACTTTTTTAAGAAGTTTAGGTAAAAAGCCTTGGGCGACAGCTTATGTAGCGCCAAGTAGAAGACCAACCGATGGAAGATATGGCGAAAATCCTAATCGCTTGGGGGCTTATTATCAATTTCAGGTTTTGATTAAACCAAGTCCTGATAATATCCAAGAGCTTTATTTAAAAAGCCTTGAAAATTTGGGTTTTGATTTAAAAAGCCATGATATCCGTTTTGTTGAAGATAATTGGGAAAGTCCAAGTTTAGGTGCGTGGGGGCTTGGCTGGGAAGTTTGGCTCGATGGTATGGAGGTGACTCAATTTACTTATTTTCAGCAAGTGGGCGGAATTGCAGTGGATTTAGTAAGTGCAGAGATTACTTATGGGCTTGAAAGAATTGCCATGTATCTTCAAAATGTTGATAATGTGTATGATATAGTTTGGAATGAATTTAATGGAGAACAAATTAAATACGCCGATGTTCATAAACAAAGTGAATATGAATTTAGCAAATACAATTTTGAAGTAAGCGATGTGGCGGTATTAAATTCTCAATTCGAAAATGCTTACAAAGAATGCAAAAATATTTTAGAACAAGGTTTAGCTTTGCCAGCATATGATTATTGTATGCTTGCAGCACATACTTTTAATTTGCTTGATGCAAGAGGTGCAATTTCGGTAGCGCAAAGACAAGATTATATGCTAAAAATTCGCGAGCTTTCTAAGACTTGTGCTCAAATTTATAAGAAAAATTTAAATGAAACTGAGTGA
- a CDS encoding DUF3972 domain-containing protein: MQTFLELKEFCKLVHLNEDVVKGMMANGALNFKEEEGKIYIEANQGTFSVVPSTVNSKSAMINSMTLAGESFIEKTIGTILNLHEKVLDAKDETLEALKNENKFLKDALYSMQELYEQDRKTIEVLNEQLKNAREDAEFMKRKYKLMWNKTIETFGDARSQKINQDNSQKVD, translated from the coding sequence ATGCAGACTTTTTTAGAGCTTAAGGAATTTTGCAAACTTGTGCATTTAAATGAAGATGTGGTTAAAGGTATGATGGCAAATGGTGCTTTAAATTTTAAAGAAGAAGAAGGTAAAATTTACATTGAAGCTAATCAAGGTACCTTTAGCGTTGTCCCAAGTACTGTTAATTCAAAATCTGCCATGATAAATTCAATGACTTTAGCTGGCGAGAGTTTTATAGAAAAAACCATAGGAACCATTTTAAATTTACATGAAAAAGTTTTAGATGCAAAAGATGAGACTTTAGAAGCTTTAAAAAATGAAAATAAATTTTTAAAAGATGCACTTTATTCGATGCAAGAGCTTTATGAGCAAGATAGAAAAACCATAGAAGTTTTAAATGAGCAATTAAAAAATGCACGCGAAGATGCTGAATTTATGAAAAGAAAATATAAATTAATGTGGAACAAAACCATAGAAACTTTTGGTGATGCACGCAGTCAAAAAATTAATCAAGATAATTCACAAAAAGTAGATTAA
- the purE gene encoding 5-(carboxyamino)imidazole ribonucleotide mutase, protein MKFVSILMGSKSDYDVMSECAKTLEKFGVQYELIITSAHRSPKRTKDYIKEAEKKGARVFIAAAGMAAHLAGAVAAYTTKPVLGVPMAGSNLASMDSLFSTVQMPSGIPVGTLAIGKAGAQNAAYLAMQILALEDEKLSLALKEDRKNKEEKLIADSKSVEVLL, encoded by the coding sequence ATGAAATTTGTTTCAATTTTAATGGGAAGTAAAAGTGATTATGATGTGATGAGTGAGTGTGCTAAAACTCTTGAAAAATTTGGTGTTCAATATGAGTTAATTATCACTTCAGCACATCGAAGTCCAAAGCGTACTAAAGATTATATTAAAGAGGCTGAGAAAAAAGGTGCGAGGGTTTTTATTGCAGCAGCGGGTATGGCGGCACATTTAGCAGGTGCGGTAGCAGCTTATACGACTAAGCCTGTTTTAGGAGTGCCTATGGCTGGAAGTAACTTAGCAAGTATGGATTCTTTATTTTCAACCGTACAAATGCCAAGTGGAATTCCTGTAGGAACTTTGGCTATAGGTAAAGCAGGTGCACAAAATGCGGCTTATTTGGCAATGCAAATTTTGGCCTTAGAGGATGAAAAATTATCTTTAGCACTTAAAGAAGATCGTAAAAATAAAGAAGAGAAATTAATCGCTGATTCTAAAAGCGTGGAAGTTTTATTATAA
- a CDS encoding peptidase U32 family protein codes for MIVPEIVAPAGNFTKLKIALAYGADAVYAGVNNFSLRSRTAREFNYETFEEAIKYTHDKGRKIYVTLNGFHLGGQIEGLKKHILKLKEMKPDAFIVASVGAMSLVRELAPEIALHVSTQANVLNYLDAKVYKDMGAKRVVIARELGLKDAKNLKENCDIELEAFVHGSMCFAYSGRCLISSVQSGRMSNRGSCANDCRFNYELYAKNPENGTLFRLEEDENGTHIFNSKDLNLCSYIEKIMQENCINAFKIEGRTKSEYYVALTTRTYKMAIQDALAGKFDAIKYEKEIATLKNRGFTDGYLVSRPLEKTNTQNHATSIEEGSHQVHAIVEDGEYFKCKGKVVLNTAYEILNPLGEEILECDNEIGKIYRKDNKNFVEFKKIIAKNNKEFSEIHSGNENEIKMPSKISEFSFLRKEI; via the coding sequence ATGATTGTTCCTGAAATTGTGGCTCCTGCGGGAAATTTTACAAAATTAAAAATTGCTTTGGCTTATGGGGCTGATGCTGTTTATGCAGGAGTGAATAATTTTTCCTTGCGCTCTCGCACTGCTAGAGAATTTAATTATGAAACTTTTGAAGAAGCGATTAAATACACTCACGATAAGGGTAGGAAAATTTATGTTACCTTAAATGGCTTTCATTTAGGTGGGCAAATTGAAGGCTTAAAAAAACACATTTTAAAACTTAAAGAAATGAAGCCTGATGCTTTTATCGTGGCTTCTGTTGGCGCGATGAGCTTGGTAAGAGAATTGGCTCCTGAAATTGCTTTGCATGTTTCAACCCAAGCTAATGTTTTAAATTATCTTGATGCAAAAGTTTATAAAGATATGGGTGCAAAACGCGTAGTTATAGCTAGAGAATTAGGGCTTAAAGATGCAAAAAATTTAAAAGAAAATTGCGATATAGAATTAGAAGCTTTTGTGCATGGATCAATGTGCTTTGCTTATTCTGGGCGTTGTTTAATAAGTTCTGTTCAAAGCGGTAGAATGAGCAATCGTGGCTCTTGTGCGAATGATTGTAGATTTAATTATGAGCTTTATGCCAAAAATCCTGAAAATGGCACATTATTTCGCTTAGAAGAAGATGAAAATGGCACACATATATTTAATTCCAAAGATTTAAATTTGTGTTCTTATATAGAAAAAATTATGCAAGAAAATTGCATTAATGCTTTTAAAATAGAAGGACGCACAAAAAGTGAGTATTATGTAGCGCTTACAACAAGAACTTATAAAATGGCTATACAAGATGCTTTAGCAGGAAAATTTGATGCTATTAAATATGAAAAAGAGATTGCTACGCTTAAAAATCGTGGTTTTACCGATGGTTATTTGGTTTCTCGCCCTTTAGAAAAAACTAATACACAAAATCACGCTACGAGCATAGAAGAGGGCTCTCATCAAGTGCATGCTATTGTTGAAGATGGTGAGTATTTCAAATGCAAGGGCAAAGTTGTGTTAAATACTGCTTATGAGATTTTAAATCCTCTAGGAGAAGAGATTTTAGAATGTGATAATGAAATAGGTAAAATTTATCGCAAAGACAATAAAAATTTTGTGGAATTTAAAAAAATTATTGCTAAAAATAATAAAGAATTTAGCGAAATTCACAGTGGTAATGAAAATGAGATAAAAATGCCAAGTAAAATTAGTGAATTTAGCTTTTTAAGAAAGGAAATTTAA
- a CDS encoding chemotaxis protein: MTQEELDALMSGDLDLDDVQENEPKTEEVSKDQEDSQYGEIVDGIKSNDYTPSPNIAWPPPPPNKEHKVVHQLDDVTRDSEEKATEMIDKLESIGGNFLDSEKMIKEVNLGIDRNIEIFTTLKEKFPHVKTFEEILEANLEIKKKNSQIIENLQMGQDEVMMAMDAMQYQDIHRQKIERVINVMRALSRYMNCLFEGRIDDKKRVGSAVHIEGDTTTDVVSNDDIEALIASLGQK, translated from the coding sequence ATGACTCAAGAAGAGCTAGATGCATTGATGAGTGGTGATCTTGATTTGGATGATGTCCAAGAAAATGAGCCAAAAACAGAGGAAGTTTCAAAAGATCAAGAGGATAGTCAATATGGAGAAATAGTAGATGGAATAAAGTCAAATGATTACACTCCATCACCAAATATCGCATGGCCACCTCCACCGCCTAATAAAGAGCATAAAGTTGTTCATCAATTAGATGATGTAACAAGAGATAGTGAAGAAAAAGCTACTGAAATGATCGATAAATTAGAGTCTATAGGAGGAAATTTTTTAGATTCTGAAAAGATGATTAAGGAAGTAAATTTAGGTATTGACAGAAATATAGAAATTTTTACTACTTTAAAAGAAAAATTTCCGCATGTAAAGACTTTTGAAGAAATTTTGGAAGCTAATCTTGAAATCAAGAAAAAAAATTCTCAAATTATAGAAAATTTACAAATGGGACAAGATGAAGTGATGATGGCAATGGATGCGATGCAATATCAAGATATCCATCGTCAAAAAATAGAACGCGTTATTAATGTTATGCGTGCTTTAAGTCGTTATATGAATTGTCTATTTGAAGGTAGGATTGATGATAAAAAACGCGTGGGTTCTGCGGTGCATATAGAAGGCGACACCACAACTGATGTGGTGAGTAATGATGATATCGAAGCTTTAATAGCAAGCTTAGGACAAAAATGA